The following coding sequences lie in one Flavobacterium sp. 20NA77.7 genomic window:
- the purT gene encoding formate-dependent phosphoribosylglycinamide formyltransferase — MKKKILLLGAGELGKEFVIAAQRIGQYCIAVDSYENAPAMQVADTFEVINMLDGEALDAIVAKYQPDFIVPEIEAIRTERFYDYEKQGIKVVPSAKAANFTMNRKAIRDLAAKDLGLRTATYRYATSKEELEKAITEVGIPCVVKPLMSSSGKGQSTIKKEEDIEKSWNYAVEGSRGDIVEVIVEAFVNFHSEITLLTVTQNNSLPTLFCAPIGHRQERGDYQESWQPASVSEKDLAEAQYMAEKVTQALGGAGIFGVEFFLTNEGVYFSELSPRPHDTGMVTLAGTQNFNEFELHLRAILSLPIAEITLERQGASAVILAQENSTNPSYTGIEALASQPKSDFRIFGKPTSRPYRRMGVALTHDNFETDIEKIVERAKSNASIVVVNK; from the coding sequence ATGAAGAAAAAAATACTCCTTTTAGGTGCTGGAGAATTAGGAAAAGAATTTGTAATTGCCGCACAACGCATAGGTCAATATTGTATTGCAGTAGATAGTTATGAAAATGCACCGGCCATGCAAGTTGCTGATACCTTTGAAGTAATTAATATGTTAGACGGCGAGGCATTAGATGCTATAGTTGCTAAATACCAACCCGATTTTATTGTACCAGAAATTGAAGCCATTAGAACTGAACGTTTTTATGACTATGAAAAACAAGGCATAAAGGTTGTGCCTTCTGCAAAAGCCGCTAATTTTACAATGAATAGAAAAGCTATTCGTGATTTAGCTGCAAAAGATTTAGGCCTTAGAACAGCGACCTATCGTTACGCAACTAGCAAAGAAGAATTAGAAAAAGCAATTACCGAAGTAGGTATTCCATGTGTAGTAAAACCATTAATGAGCTCTTCTGGAAAAGGACAATCTACTATTAAAAAAGAAGAAGATATTGAAAAATCGTGGAATTATGCAGTCGAAGGTTCTCGTGGTGATATTGTAGAAGTAATTGTAGAAGCTTTTGTAAACTTCCATTCAGAAATTACTTTACTAACCGTTACTCAAAACAACAGTTTACCTACCCTATTTTGTGCACCAATTGGACACAGACAAGAGCGTGGTGACTATCAAGAAAGTTGGCAACCTGCCAGTGTTTCTGAAAAAGATTTAGCGGAAGCACAATACATGGCAGAAAAAGTGACACAAGCATTAGGGGGCGCTGGAATATTTGGCGTAGAATTCTTCTTAACAAATGAAGGGGTATACTTCTCCGAATTGTCTCCTAGACCTCACGATACAGGTATGGTTACTTTAGCCGGAACTCAGAACTTCAATGAATTTGAGTTGCATTTACGCGCTATATTAAGTTTACCTATTGCAGAAATTACATTGGAAAGACAAGGCGCAAGTGCAGTTATATTAGCTCAAGAAAATTCAACAAATCCGTCTTATACCGGAATTGAAGCATTAGCTAGTCAGCCAAAATCAGATTTTAGAATTTTTGGAAAACCTACATCTCGTCCTTACAGAAGAATGGGTGTGGCGCTTACACATGACAATTTTGAAACAGATATAGAAAAAATTGTAGAACGTGCCAAAAGTAATGCTTCTATAGTAGTTGTAAATAAATAA
- a CDS encoding pyridoxal phosphate-dependent aminotransferase encodes MNNILSDRINNLAVSQTLAMAALARELKAQGKDIISLSLGEPDFNTPDFIKAAAKQAIDDNFSAYPPVDGYVDLKEAISTKFKRDNNLHYMPNQIVVSTGAKQSLYNIAQVMLNEGDEVILPAPYWVSYYEIVKLSGGVPVEVPTSVDTNFKITPAQLEAAITPKTKMMWFSSPCNPSGSIYSKEELTALVEVLKKHPQIYVVSDEIYEHINYTGNYCSIGSIPGMENNTITVNGVAKAFAMTGWRIGYMGAPEFIAKACTKMQGQVTSAASSIAQRATKAAVEANPSAIHYMVDAFKNRRKLVYELLSEIPGFKLNMPEGAFYFFPDVSDYFGKTLRGQLLKDANDFAMYLLAVANVATVTGDAFGNPNCIRLSYATSEDQLKEAIKRIKEALQ; translated from the coding sequence ATGAACAACATTTTATCTGACAGAATTAACAATCTAGCCGTTTCACAAACGTTAGCCATGGCAGCTTTAGCAAGAGAACTAAAAGCACAAGGAAAAGATATTATTAGTCTAAGCTTGGGTGAACCTGATTTTAATACGCCTGATTTTATTAAAGCTGCTGCAAAACAAGCCATCGACGATAATTTCTCTGCTTATCCACCAGTTGATGGATACGTAGATTTGAAAGAAGCTATTTCCACAAAATTTAAACGTGACAATAATTTACACTACATGCCAAATCAAATTGTAGTTTCAACAGGTGCAAAACAATCTCTTTATAACATTGCACAAGTCATGCTTAATGAAGGTGATGAAGTTATTTTACCTGCTCCTTATTGGGTTTCTTATTATGAAATTGTAAAATTGTCTGGAGGAGTACCTGTAGAAGTTCCAACTTCGGTTGATACAAATTTCAAAATTACCCCAGCACAATTAGAAGCAGCTATTACACCAAAAACAAAAATGATGTGGTTTAGTTCTCCTTGTAATCCATCAGGGTCTATTTACAGCAAAGAAGAATTAACAGCATTAGTTGAAGTCTTAAAAAAACATCCTCAAATTTATGTCGTTTCGGATGAAATTTACGAACATATCAATTATACGGGCAATTATTGTTCTATAGGTTCTATTCCTGGCATGGAAAACAACACAATTACAGTAAATGGTGTAGCAAAAGCGTTTGCTATGACAGGATGGAGAATTGGATATATGGGGGCGCCAGAATTTATAGCTAAAGCTTGTACAAAAATGCAAGGGCAAGTAACTAGTGCTGCGAGTTCAATTGCGCAACGTGCTACTAAGGCTGCTGTTGAAGCAAATCCTTCCGCTATACACTACATGGTTGATGCCTTTAAAAATAGAAGAAAATTAGTCTATGAGTTACTTTCTGAAATACCAGGATTTAAATTAAACATGCCAGAAGGCGCTTTTTATTTCTTCCCAGATGTTTCCGATTATTTTGGAAAAACACTAAGAGGTCAACTCCTAAAAGATGCAAATGACTTTGCCATGTATTTACTTGCAGTGGCAAATGTAGCAACAGTTACAGGAGATGCTTTTGGAAATCCTAATTGCATTCGATTATCTTATGCAACCAGTGAAGACCAGCTAAAAGAAGCCATCAAAAGAATCAAAGAAGCATTGCAATAA
- a CDS encoding fatty acid desaturase family protein: MASQTPVFAKIDKTQFFRTLNKRVNEYFKENNLKKTGNWKLHLKTIIMFSIFLAPYFFLLALEMPFWAYILLNIVIGIGMAGVGMNVMHDGNHGAYSEKNWLNKIMGGSIYILAGNVYNWQVQHNVLHHTYTNILGHDEDLEAGRVLRFSKKSKWHRFHKFQHYYSVFLYGLLTFNWAITTDFLQMKRYLKRQLSYGEFKSPSIRWTTLIITKVIYFSIWIAIPIVLGITWWKVVLGFAVMHYTAGLILSVVFQLAHVVEDTTNPEPNEIGEMENTWAVHQLFTTANFAPKNWLINWYTGGLNHQIEHHIFPNISHIHYGKIGEIVKQTAKECNLPYYEFKSTRAAILSHFKHLKELGQKPQLAS; this comes from the coding sequence ATGGCAAGTCAAACTCCTGTATTTGCAAAAATTGACAAAACGCAATTTTTTAGAACATTAAATAAACGTGTAAACGAATACTTTAAAGAAAATAATCTTAAAAAAACAGGCAACTGGAAATTACACTTGAAAACAATCATCATGTTTTCAATATTTCTAGCTCCTTACTTCTTTTTATTAGCGCTGGAGATGCCTTTTTGGGCATACATTTTACTTAATATTGTTATTGGTATTGGTATGGCGGGAGTAGGAATGAATGTAATGCATGACGGTAACCATGGTGCGTATTCCGAAAAGAATTGGCTCAATAAAATCATGGGGGGAAGCATCTATATTTTAGCAGGCAATGTGTATAATTGGCAAGTACAACACAATGTATTGCACCATACTTATACAAATATCTTAGGTCATGATGAAGATTTAGAAGCAGGGCGCGTTTTAAGATTTAGTAAAAAATCAAAATGGCATCGCTTCCATAAATTTCAACATTATTATTCGGTTTTTTTATATGGCTTATTAACATTTAACTGGGCAATCACAACTGATTTTCTTCAAATGAAACGCTATCTAAAAAGACAATTGTCTTATGGTGAATTCAAAAGCCCCTCTATTCGTTGGACGACACTAATCATAACTAAAGTAATTTATTTTTCTATTTGGATTGCAATTCCAATCGTGTTAGGCATCACTTGGTGGAAAGTTGTTTTAGGTTTTGCAGTTATGCATTATACTGCTGGACTTATATTAAGTGTGGTATTTCAATTAGCACATGTTGTGGAAGACACAACAAACCCTGAACCGAATGAGATTGGTGAAATGGAAAACACTTGGGCTGTTCATCAATTGTTCACTACAGCAAATTTTGCACCTAAAAACTGGTTAATTAATTGGTACACTGGCGGATTAAATCATCAAATTGAACATCATATTTTTCCAAACATTAGTCACATTCACTATGGTAAAATTGGAGAAATTGTAAAGCAAACTGCCAAAGAATGTAATTTGCCTTACTATGAATTTAAATCTACTAGAGCAGCAATTTTATCTCATTTCAAGCATTTAAAAGAATTAGGACAAAAACCACAACTTGCTTCTTAA
- the rsmG gene encoding 16S rRNA (guanine(527)-N(7))-methyltransferase RsmG produces the protein MEQIFTYFPDLTDIQKEQFAKLHALYTDWNAKINVISRKDIEELYTRHVLHSLGIAKVMSFESGAKVMDVGTGGGFPGIPLAILFPETSFYLIDVIGKKIKVVNEVAAGLGLKNVKAEQKRANLVTEKFDFIVSRAVTNMPDFVSWVTGKLNQEQNHTLANGILYLKGGDLAEELKGFPKATQYNLSDFFKDTFFETKKVVHLPLK, from the coding sequence TTGGAACAGATTTTTACTTACTTTCCTGATTTAACAGATATACAGAAAGAACAATTTGCTAAGTTACATGCTTTGTACACAGATTGGAACGCTAAAATAAATGTGATATCAAGAAAAGATATTGAAGAACTTTATACGAGACATGTGTTACATTCTTTAGGGATTGCAAAAGTAATGTCATTTGAGTCCGGGGCAAAAGTGATGGATGTTGGTACAGGTGGAGGATTTCCGGGGATACCATTAGCTATTTTATTTCCTGAAACTTCTTTTTATTTAATTGATGTTATTGGAAAAAAAATAAAAGTGGTCAATGAAGTAGCAGCAGGTTTAGGACTAAAAAATGTAAAGGCAGAACAAAAAAGAGCTAATTTGGTCACCGAAAAATTTGATTTCATTGTGAGTAGAGCCGTAACAAATATGCCAGATTTTGTAAGTTGGGTAACCGGAAAACTAAATCAGGAACAAAATCATACGTTAGCTAATGGTATATTATACTTAAAAGGGGGTGATTTAGCTGAAGAATTAAAGGGTTTTCCAAAAGCAACGCAATATAATTTATCGGATTTTTTTAAAGATACGTTTTTTGAAACGAAGAAAGTAGTGCATTTGCCTTTAAAATAA
- the pruA gene encoding L-glutamate gamma-semialdehyde dehydrogenase: MPKGFFNVPKAINEPVKSYAPGTPEREKVLVAYKELWNSSIEVPLYIGNQEIKTGNTRTMSAPHHHKHVVGTYHLAEKQHIELAITSALDARTAWANLAWEHRAAIFLKAAELIAGPYRAKINAATMIAQSKTIHQAEIDAACELIDFLRFNVEFMTQIYKDQPTSDSQFWNKVEYRPLEGFVYAVTPFNFTAIAANLPASAAMMGNTVVWKPSDSQVFSAKVIIDIFKEAGLPNGVINVVFGDPVMITDTVLANPDFAGIHYTGSTFVFKEIWSKIGSNIHYYKTYPRIVGETGGKDFIIAHPSANPKQVAANAIRGAFEFQGQKCSAASRAYFPKSLWPAIKAEFDKEIPTIKMGSPEDMSNFFTAVIHEGSFDKLAYYIEQAKHDADAEIIYGGGYDKSVGYFVEPTIILTTNPKYKTMETELFGPVLTVYIYEDKDWKNTLQLIDETSEYALTGAVFSEDRYAIEEAAKALENSAGNFYINDKPTGAVVGNQPFGGARASGTNDKAGSAQNLLRWVSPRTIKETFVTPVDYRYPFLK, translated from the coding sequence ATGCCTAAAGGATTTTTTAACGTTCCGAAAGCCATTAATGAACCAGTAAAAAGTTATGCTCCCGGTACACCAGAAAGAGAAAAAGTATTAGTCGCTTACAAAGAATTATGGAATTCATCTATTGAGGTGCCTTTATACATTGGCAACCAAGAAATAAAAACAGGAAATACTAGAACTATGTCTGCTCCACATCATCATAAACATGTTGTAGGCACATATCACCTAGCAGAAAAACAACATATTGAACTAGCTATTACTAGCGCTTTAGACGCAAGAACAGCTTGGGCAAACTTAGCTTGGGAACATAGAGCTGCCATTTTTTTAAAAGCAGCCGAATTAATTGCCGGTCCTTATAGAGCTAAAATTAATGCTGCTACAATGATTGCGCAATCAAAAACGATTCATCAAGCAGAAATAGATGCTGCCTGTGAATTGATAGATTTTCTACGTTTCAATGTAGAATTCATGACACAAATTTATAAAGACCAACCTACTTCAGATTCTCAGTTTTGGAACAAAGTAGAATACAGACCACTTGAAGGTTTTGTATATGCAGTTACCCCTTTCAACTTTACAGCTATAGCTGCAAATTTACCTGCAAGTGCTGCCATGATGGGAAATACAGTAGTATGGAAACCAAGTGATAGTCAAGTGTTTTCAGCTAAAGTGATTATTGATATTTTTAAAGAAGCTGGGTTACCAAATGGAGTAATTAATGTTGTATTTGGCGATCCAGTAATGATTACTGACACTGTTTTAGCTAACCCAGACTTTGCTGGAATTCATTACACAGGTTCTACGTTTGTATTTAAAGAAATTTGGTCAAAAATTGGCAGTAATATTCACTACTATAAAACGTATCCAAGAATTGTAGGTGAAACTGGAGGAAAAGATTTTATAATTGCGCATCCAAGTGCAAATCCTAAACAAGTTGCAGCAAATGCCATTAGAGGAGCTTTTGAATTTCAAGGACAAAAATGTAGTGCTGCTTCAAGAGCTTATTTTCCAAAAAGTTTGTGGCCAGCCATAAAAGCTGAATTTGATAAAGAAATTCCAACTATCAAAATGGGATCTCCTGAAGATATGAGTAATTTCTTTACAGCCGTTATTCACGAAGGTTCTTTTGACAAATTAGCTTATTATATAGAACAAGCAAAACATGATGCTGATGCAGAAATTATTTATGGTGGTGGCTATGATAAATCTGTTGGCTATTTTGTTGAACCAACTATTATCTTAACAACTAATCCAAAATATAAAACGATGGAAACGGAATTATTTGGACCTGTTTTAACGGTTTATATCTATGAAGACAAGGATTGGAAAAACACTTTACAATTAATTGATGAAACTTCTGAATATGCTCTTACTGGAGCTGTGTTTAGCGAAGACAGGTATGCTATAGAAGAAGCTGCAAAAGCCTTAGAAAATAGTGCGGGTAATTTTTATATTAACGACAAACCAACAGGTGCTGTAGTAGGCAATCAACCTTTTGGTGGCGCAAGAGCTTCGGGAACAAATGACAAAGCGGGTTCTGCACAAAACTTATTACGTTGGGTTTCACCAAGAACTATAAAAGAAACATTTGTAACACCCGTTGATTACAGGTATCCATTTTTAAAATAA
- the apaG gene encoding Co2+/Mg2+ efflux protein ApaG — MVYQITSGIKISVSTSFEGTYFKNYKLHYAFSYFITIENHSKDLVQLNSRHWEIFDSLNNPEVVDGEGVIGKKPVIKPGEKHSYSSGCLLASPIGAMKGFYKMINLNTTKTFQVLIPAFKLCAPFALN; from the coding sequence ATGGTTTATCAAATAACAAGCGGTATAAAAATATCTGTTTCAACTAGTTTTGAAGGTACTTACTTTAAAAACTACAAGCTACACTATGCCTTCAGTTATTTTATTACTATCGAAAATCATAGTAAAGATTTGGTTCAACTAAATTCAAGACATTGGGAAATTTTTGATTCGTTAAACAATCCAGAAGTAGTAGATGGCGAAGGAGTTATTGGCAAAAAACCTGTAATAAAACCAGGCGAAAAACACAGTTACTCATCTGGGTGTTTACTAGCCTCTCCTATTGGAGCTATGAAAGGATTTTACAAAATGATAAATTTAAATACTACAAAAACCTTTCAAGTACTTATTCCTGCATTCAAATTATGCGCACCATTTGCCCTAAATTAA
- a CDS encoding type IX secretion system plug protein: MKNKLLIFYFLVSFFVTAQETETLPPYNIKTVTFVQNNTNVIPFFRLGDAFELQFDDLYGNEADYYYTIEHFNYDWTPSVLLKNEYLAGLDNQRIQNYLNSLNCLQIYSHYTISFPNKFNQIIKTGNYMVKVFDSENNLVFSRKLSIYEDTLAVGVTIRRSRDLETVQQKQNVEFIIDYQNKILQNPERNIKVAVFQNGKFNNAIYNIKPQYTIGTQLIYRYNKETQFWGGNEFLNFENKNVRGASNSVFRVTTGDIYNTHLYTNEARKNKIYTYFPDINGNFLVTNYNVTNPAIESDYCWVYFSLITDTNPLEKAIYINGMFNNYAIIPENKMDYNNESKRFEKALLIKQGFTNYQYVLVDDKGTIDEKNAIDGNFFQTENNYMILVYYKGPADRYDRIIGIGNGSSIDIKN; the protein is encoded by the coding sequence ATGAAGAATAAATTACTGATTTTCTACTTTTTAGTAAGTTTTTTTGTTACCGCACAAGAAACCGAAACGCTTCCGCCTTACAATATTAAAACGGTCACTTTTGTTCAAAACAACACAAATGTGATACCTTTTTTTAGATTAGGAGATGCTTTCGAATTACAATTTGATGATTTGTATGGAAACGAAGCCGATTATTATTATACTATAGAACATTTTAATTATGATTGGACACCAAGTGTACTTTTAAAAAACGAATACTTAGCTGGATTGGACAATCAACGGATTCAAAATTATCTCAATTCATTAAATTGTCTTCAAATTTATTCCCACTATACAATTAGTTTCCCAAATAAATTCAATCAAATTATTAAAACCGGAAACTATATGGTAAAAGTTTTTGATTCTGAGAATAATTTAGTTTTTTCAAGAAAATTATCTATATATGAAGATACTTTAGCAGTAGGAGTTACTATTCGAAGATCTAGAGATTTAGAGACCGTTCAACAAAAACAAAATGTTGAATTTATAATTGATTATCAAAATAAAATTTTACAAAATCCTGAACGAAATATAAAAGTAGCTGTTTTTCAAAATGGAAAATTCAACAATGCTATTTATAACATCAAACCTCAATATACAATTGGCACGCAACTCATCTATCGTTATAATAAAGAAACCCAATTTTGGGGCGGTAATGAATTTTTAAATTTTGAAAATAAAAATGTGCGAGGAGCTTCAAATTCAGTATTTAGAGTAACTACTGGAGATATTTATAACACCCATTTATACACAAACGAAGCTAGAAAAAATAAAATTTACACTTATTTTCCTGATATTAATGGAAATTTTCTAGTAACAAACTATAATGTTACTAATCCTGCAATTGAATCTGATTATTGTTGGGTTTACTTTTCGTTAATTACAGATACTAACCCATTAGAAAAAGCAATTTATATCAACGGAATGTTTAATAACTATGCTATAATACCAGAAAACAAAATGGATTACAATAATGAATCCAAACGTTTTGAAAAAGCATTACTTATAAAACAAGGATTTACAAATTATCAATATGTTTTAGTAGATGATAAAGGCACTATCGATGAAAAAAATGCTATAGATGGTAATTTCTTTCAAACAGAAAATAACTACATGATATTGGTTTATTACAAAGGACCTGCCGATAGATATGACCGAATCATTGGCATAGGAAATGGAAGTAGTATTGACATAAAAAATTAA
- a CDS encoding class I SAM-dependent methyltransferase: MKKIFKFILNTIPRPLLIRVSIIVRPIIAFLLKGNRFTDPIDGKSFRMFLPYGYGTQRNNVLSPSTLSLERHRLLWLYLKNETNFFNSTKKIKVLHFAPEQEFYKRFKKQANLDYTTTDLFSPLADVKADICNLPFEDNQYDIIFCNHVLEHIPDDTKAMQELYRVLKPGGTGIFQIPQDLSRETTFADDSITDPKERAKIFGQYDHVRIYGRDYFDKLRSIGFKVDEVDYTKVLAPELVERYCLAKGEILPIVTK, translated from the coding sequence ATGAAAAAAATATTCAAATTTATTTTAAACACTATTCCTCGTCCACTTTTGATTCGAGTAAGTATTATAGTACGTCCAATTATAGCTTTTTTGTTAAAAGGAAATCGATTTACCGATCCAATTGATGGTAAGAGCTTTCGCATGTTTTTACCTTATGGTTATGGTACACAGCGAAATAACGTATTGTCACCTAGTACCCTTTCGCTAGAAAGACATCGCTTATTATGGTTATATTTAAAAAATGAAACTAATTTTTTCAATTCTACTAAAAAAATAAAAGTATTGCACTTTGCTCCCGAACAAGAGTTTTACAAACGATTCAAGAAACAAGCAAATTTAGATTACACAACTACCGATTTGTTTTCTCCCTTAGCAGATGTAAAAGCAGATATTTGTAATTTACCTTTTGAAGATAATCAATATGATATTATTTTCTGTAACCATGTATTAGAACACATTCCAGACGATACGAAAGCTATGCAAGAATTATATCGTGTTTTAAAACCAGGTGGAACAGGTATTTTTCAAATACCTCAAGATTTATCAAGAGAGACCACTTTTGCCGACGATAGCATTACCGATCCAAAAGAGCGGGCTAAAATTTTTGGTCAATATGATCACGTGCGTATTTATGGTAGAGATTACTTTGATAAATTGAGAAGCATTGGTTTTAAAGTAGATGAAGTGGATTATACAAAGGTCTTAGCTCCAGAATTAGTAGAACGTTATTGTTTAGCAAAGGGAGAAATTCTTCCAATTGTAACAAAATAA
- the map gene encoding type I methionyl aminopeptidase: protein MIILKTAEEIELLRESALIVSKTLGLLAKEIKPGVTSLYLDKLAETFIRDHGAEPAFLGMYGFPNTLCMSPNTQVVHGIPNDIPLQEGDIISVDCGALKNGFYGDHAYTFEVGEVAPETKKLLQITKESLYIGIKETKVGNRVEDIGYAIQNYCESHGYGVVRELCGHGLGRKMHEDPEVPNYGKRGRGKKLVNGMVIAIEPMINMGTRNIKQHKDGWTITTADNKPSAHFEHDVAIVNGKPELLSTFAYIYEALGITSNEEEGLREKPFVLA from the coding sequence ATGATTATACTAAAAACCGCTGAAGAAATAGAATTACTGCGCGAAAGTGCCTTAATTGTTTCTAAAACATTAGGTCTGCTTGCCAAAGAAATAAAACCTGGTGTTACTTCTTTATATCTAGATAAATTAGCCGAAACTTTTATACGAGATCATGGCGCTGAACCTGCATTTTTAGGCATGTATGGATTTCCAAACACACTTTGTATGAGCCCAAACACTCAAGTGGTTCATGGTATTCCAAATGATATTCCTTTACAAGAAGGCGATATTATCTCTGTTGATTGTGGCGCATTAAAAAACGGATTCTATGGAGATCACGCCTATACTTTTGAAGTAGGGGAAGTTGCTCCAGAAACAAAAAAATTACTTCAAATAACTAAAGAATCACTCTATATTGGCATTAAAGAAACAAAAGTGGGTAATCGTGTTGAAGATATTGGTTATGCCATTCAAAACTATTGTGAAAGTCATGGCTATGGTGTAGTAAGAGAATTATGTGGTCATGGTTTAGGAAGAAAAATGCACGAAGATCCAGAAGTGCCTAATTATGGCAAACGAGGACGAGGCAAAAAACTCGTAAACGGCATGGTAATAGCTATTGAACCGATGATTAATATGGGCACTAGAAATATCAAACAACACAAAGACGGATGGACCATTACAACCGCAGATAATAAACCAAGTGCACATTTTGAACATGATGTAGCCATTGTGAATGGCAAACCTGAATTGCTCTCCACCTTTGCCTACATCTATGAAGCGTTAGGAATTACAAGCAATGAAGAGGAGGGATTAAGAGAAAAACCATTTGTTTTAGCATGA
- a CDS encoding TolC family protein codes for MQLKIKNNITILLVLLSICMFNYSFGQNTVFTYDEYLGFVKKFHPLVKIANLEISQAQANLLQARGAFDPKIEADFNSKNFKGNSYYSIFNGTFKIPTWYGIELKAAFENNEGLYLNPEQSLPNSGLTSVGITIPVLQGLVINQRMADLRKAKSQIKLSQAEQKMQAIEVLYEASLAYFNWKKNYDEVKLYEAYLKNAEIRLNGVQKLIEQGDKPAIDSVEAGITLKNRQLNLEESRFKLLKSKLELANFLWTTDNLPLELDDQLVPDVSLQESISASLKTNGLQLSNFSLDNHPKINALETKIELLSIDKKLKANMLLPKLDVGYSYISEPTYFSNYRFQDNKIGINAYFPIFLRKERGALKLAKQKIQAQEFELSLAKIQLTNKVKAQQNEINTVAKQKNIISELVAANTALLNAEEKLFNAGESSLFLINTRENNLVSAQLNKISIENRFLQSHVELFKTLANPD; via the coding sequence ATGCAACTAAAGATAAAAAATAATATAACTATTCTACTTGTTTTACTAAGTATTTGTATGTTCAATTATTCGTTTGGACAAAATACAGTATTTACCTATGACGAATATTTAGGATTTGTAAAAAAGTTCCATCCTTTAGTAAAAATTGCCAATTTAGAAATCAGTCAAGCGCAGGCAAATTTACTTCAAGCTAGAGGTGCTTTTGATCCAAAAATTGAGGCTGATTTTAATTCAAAAAATTTCAAAGGAAATTCCTATTATTCTATTTTTAATGGTACTTTTAAAATTCCAACTTGGTATGGTATAGAATTAAAAGCAGCATTTGAAAACAATGAAGGCCTTTACTTAAATCCCGAACAGAGCTTGCCAAATTCTGGTTTAACATCAGTTGGAATAACTATTCCCGTACTACAAGGTTTAGTAATTAACCAACGAATGGCTGATTTGAGAAAAGCAAAATCTCAAATAAAATTAAGTCAAGCCGAACAAAAAATGCAAGCCATTGAAGTGCTATACGAAGCGTCATTAGCCTATTTTAATTGGAAAAAAAATTATGACGAAGTTAAATTATATGAAGCCTATTTAAAAAATGCAGAAATTCGTCTAAACGGTGTTCAAAAATTAATTGAACAAGGTGATAAACCGGCAATAGATAGTGTAGAAGCAGGAATTACACTAAAAAACAGGCAACTAAATCTTGAAGAATCACGGTTTAAATTACTAAAATCAAAATTAGAATTGGCAAATTTCCTTTGGACAACAGATAATTTACCTTTAGAATTAGATGACCAACTTGTTCCTGATGTAAGTTTACAAGAATCAATTAGTGCTAGTTTAAAAACAAATGGCTTACAGCTTTCAAATTTTTCATTAGATAATCATCCTAAAATTAATGCACTTGAAACAAAAATAGAGCTACTTAGTATAGATAAAAAATTAAAAGCAAACATGCTATTGCCTAAATTAGATGTAGGATATTCCTATATTTCTGAACCAACTTATTTTTCTAATTATAGATTTCAAGATAATAAAATTGGAATAAACGCCTATTTTCCTATTTTTTTAAGAAAAGAAAGAGGGGCGCTAAAACTAGCCAAACAAAAAATACAAGCACAAGAATTCGAATTATCACTAGCTAAAATTCAACTTACAAACAAAGTAAAAGCACAACAAAATGAAATAAATACGGTTGCAAAACAAAAAAATATCATATCAGAACTTGTAGCTGCTAATACTGCCCTACTTAATGCAGAAGAAAAGTTGTTTAATGCGGGCGAAAGCTCATTATTTTTAATTAATACGAGAGAAAATAACTTAGTAAGTGCGCAGTTAAATAAAATTTCTATAGAAAACAGATTTTTACAATCACACGTAGAATTATTCAAAACTCTAGCAAATCCAGATTAA